One window of Terriglobia bacterium genomic DNA carries:
- a CDS encoding DUF2339 domain-containing protein, translating into MDDDPRVPSPLEPKIDELLRRLTDLEEIVARQTQRIFALESQRGVPTSSSVRSDQRTKPAVPVERGPGPAPASLGSPRPGAGQGTTAPIPPPVPVPLFRESIPSSDKSATSLEARIGGNWLLWVGIVAIVLGTVYFLKLAFENNWVGPSMRVAIGAFFGIGFVYWGEELQKREYPIYGQTVTGGGNAILYLSIYAAFNFYHLIPAPAAFFLMILVTATISVLAARYSSLALALIGLVGGFMTPIWLSTGEDHQVILLSYIALLVAGVAYLARARNWAVLNSSSFILTLVIFLGWAIRFYSGEKRGTTEFFLCLFAGLFLFVGAESQRQADGPRQLLARVLMGASSILFYVFSVVNLFDHGTEVFLFIVLFDVIVLVVAMKFLLKGLGWAAFLLNALSIYPWLLVQYREEHLALTLWSLTIIFVFFLSWPLGFIFRRKVATSSLDLGVTVANGLGYFGALYFLLEQHHHGILGLLAVSMGAVYFVTANAIWRKAEQEKRFALITLGVAITFVTLAIPIQLKQNWITLSWAVEAVVLTWVAVRTSSVRMHLASCAVMVLAVFRLFAFDKAISSDTFQLVFNKRFFTFLSVILACYAIAWLLKKMPATLDPGLPQNFRVFLLLASFLTVILMSMEASSYYDAKQWSLLRAEGSRFYDPGRRFRALENGKQLAYSVLWGIYSVTLIVVGIIKRFRDIRWFAMALFAVTIAKVFLVDLSSLERAYRVLSMIVLGAILLLAAYLYQRYRKAIFE; encoded by the coding sequence ATGGACGATGATCCTCGAGTGCCTTCTCCCCTCGAACCAAAGATCGATGAGTTGCTTCGGCGTCTTACTGACCTCGAAGAGATTGTGGCGCGACAGACACAACGCATCTTCGCCTTGGAATCCCAGCGGGGCGTTCCGACCTCGTCAAGCGTCAGGAGCGACCAGAGAACCAAACCGGCGGTTCCGGTTGAGCGAGGGCCTGGTCCTGCGCCGGCAAGCTTGGGGTCGCCCCGCCCGGGCGCAGGGCAGGGGACCACGGCCCCGATACCCCCTCCAGTTCCCGTACCGTTGTTCAGAGAGTCTATCCCATCGTCGGACAAATCAGCGACCAGCCTGGAGGCGCGCATCGGGGGGAACTGGCTGCTGTGGGTGGGCATTGTCGCAATTGTCCTGGGCACGGTCTATTTCCTGAAGCTGGCGTTCGAAAACAACTGGGTGGGACCGAGCATGCGCGTCGCCATCGGCGCTTTTTTTGGCATCGGGTTCGTCTATTGGGGTGAAGAGCTTCAGAAGCGGGAGTATCCCATCTATGGGCAGACGGTCACGGGTGGAGGAAACGCGATCCTTTATCTATCGATCTATGCGGCTTTCAATTTTTATCACTTGATCCCGGCCCCTGCGGCATTCTTTCTGATGATCCTGGTTACGGCGACGATCTCGGTTCTCGCCGCCCGGTATTCCTCGCTGGCCCTGGCACTCATCGGCCTGGTGGGCGGTTTCATGACTCCCATCTGGTTGAGCACGGGCGAGGACCATCAGGTGATTCTGCTCAGTTACATAGCGCTCCTGGTCGCCGGGGTGGCTTATCTGGCGCGTGCGCGGAATTGGGCGGTCCTGAACTCTTCGAGTTTTATCCTGACACTGGTCATCTTCCTGGGATGGGCCATCCGGTTCTATAGCGGAGAGAAGCGGGGCACCACCGAGTTTTTTCTATGCCTCTTTGCGGGCTTGTTTCTATTTGTGGGGGCTGAATCCCAACGTCAAGCCGATGGCCCCAGGCAATTATTGGCCCGGGTCTTAATGGGCGCCTCGTCGATTCTGTTTTACGTGTTCAGTGTTGTTAATCTTTTTGACCACGGCACGGAGGTGTTTCTCTTCATCGTGCTCTTCGATGTGATCGTGCTGGTCGTTGCGATGAAATTCCTCCTGAAAGGCCTCGGCTGGGCCGCGTTTCTTCTGAATGCCCTGAGTATTTATCCGTGGCTGTTGGTCCAATATCGCGAAGAGCACCTCGCTCTCACGCTGTGGTCGCTCACTATTATTTTTGTGTTCTTCCTGTCCTGGCCGCTGGGATTCATCTTCCGGAGGAAGGTGGCAACCTCCAGCCTGGATTTGGGTGTAACAGTCGCGAATGGCTTGGGATACTTCGGTGCCCTGTACTTTCTTTTGGAGCAGCATCATCACGGCATCCTTGGCCTCCTTGCCGTCTCCATGGGTGCGGTGTATTTTGTGACGGCGAATGCCATTTGGAGAAAGGCGGAACAGGAGAAGCGGTTTGCTCTGATAACACTTGGGGTGGCGATCACCTTTGTCACCCTGGCCATCCCGATTCAACTCAAACAGAACTGGATTACCCTGTCATGGGCCGTGGAAGCGGTAGTGCTCACCTGGGTGGCCGTTCGAACGTCCAGTGTCCGGATGCATCTGGCTTCGTGTGCCGTTATGGTATTGGCGGTGTTCCGTCTGTTTGCTTTCGACAAGGCCATTTCCAGCGACACCTTCCAGCTGGTGTTCAACAAACGATTTTTTACTTTCCTGAGCGTCATTCTGGCTTGCTATGCTATTGCCTGGCTGCTGAAGAAGATGCCCGCGACCCTGGACCCGGGACTGCCCCAAAACTTCCGGGTGTTCCTTCTTCTGGCCAGTTTCCTGACGGTGATCCTGATGAGCATGGAGGCCTCCAGTTACTATGACGCCAAGCAATGGTCCCTGCTGCGGGCTGAAGGATCGCGGTTTTACGATCCAGGCAGGAGATTCCGGGCCCTCGAGAACGGGAAGCAACTGGCCTATTCGGTGTTGTGGGGGATCTATTCGGTCACCCTGATCGTCGTGGGCATCATCAAACGGTTCCGCGATATCCGCTGGTTTGCCATGGCCTTGTTTGCCGTCACCATCGCCAAGGTGTTTCTGGTTGATCTCAGCTCCCTGGAGAGGGCCTATCGTGTGCTCTCCATGATTGTCTTGGGGGCCATCCTGCTTCTGGCGGCCTATCTCTACCAACGCTACCGCAAGGCGATCTTTGAGTGA
- a CDS encoding DUF3999 domain-containing protein, with protein MVAKRDFFLGILLLILPSALLVADFELTHWKYFKSIQLTGVSSKQVVSVALDNELISHTAFLEHEVRLIEGQASEVAFNLVADNDEILEENQINVAILNKAVLGEKYQQFICDLGAAGRITNRLVLETSSHNFVRRADVEGSGDGRNWLSLAKGLHIFDWSEGRRLKLEFPDSTYRFLKVLLWLDGGAPLDIQGAGVSRHEKISGELEPVPVALHSRLPQTPQKFSEWIYDFGHDRPLVNRCIFEVTKQNFRRRVELAVSDDITQWQPGPALEIFRTTLGDFKDEFTTLETNALNHRYLRIRILNGDDRPLEVTAISFRRFVRRVVFEFDPARSYRLFYGNSSAQHPSYDLTALESRSGPGSLTKGSLARQEVNPSYLEPLNRLPWSERHPRLLWAVLFIVVLLLGTLLIRSAKMMGKKS; from the coding sequence ATGGTCGCAAAGAGAGATTTTTTTCTCGGAATCCTTCTTCTCATCTTGCCGTCCGCTCTCCTCGTCGCTGACTTTGAGCTGACCCATTGGAAATACTTCAAGAGCATTCAGCTGACGGGGGTTTCATCGAAACAAGTTGTGTCTGTTGCCCTGGACAATGAGCTCATCTCCCACACTGCCTTTCTTGAGCATGAGGTTCGCCTCATCGAAGGGCAAGCCTCCGAAGTGGCATTCAACCTGGTAGCCGACAACGATGAGATCCTTGAGGAGAACCAGATCAATGTGGCGATCCTGAACAAGGCGGTCCTCGGTGAGAAGTACCAGCAGTTTATCTGTGATCTGGGAGCAGCGGGGCGAATCACAAACCGGCTGGTTCTGGAGACCTCGAGTCACAATTTTGTTCGGCGCGCTGACGTGGAGGGGAGTGGAGACGGGCGAAACTGGCTGTCTCTGGCAAAAGGCCTCCACATCTTTGACTGGTCGGAAGGCCGCCGTCTGAAGCTCGAATTTCCGGATTCCACGTATCGGTTTTTGAAAGTACTTCTGTGGCTGGACGGCGGTGCCCCTCTAGACATTCAGGGGGCGGGGGTCTCGCGGCACGAGAAGATAAGCGGTGAGTTGGAGCCGGTCCCGGTGGCTTTGCACTCACGACTGCCTCAAACACCACAGAAGTTCAGCGAATGGATTTATGATTTCGGACATGATCGGCCGCTCGTCAACCGCTGTATCTTTGAGGTGACAAAGCAAAATTTTCGTCGGCGCGTTGAGTTGGCGGTCAGTGACGACATCACCCAATGGCAACCGGGACCGGCTCTTGAGATCTTTCGGACCACATTAGGGGATTTCAAGGATGAATTCACGACGCTGGAGACTAACGCGCTGAACCACCGTTATCTGAGAATTCGCATCCTGAATGGAGATGACCGTCCCCTGGAAGTCACCGCCATCTCCTTTCGACGGTTTGTGCGCCGCGTTGTGTTTGAATTCGACCCCGCACGGTCCTACCGGTTGTTTTACGGCAACTCCTCTGCTCAGCATCCCAGCTATGATCTCACAGCCCTGGAATCCCGATCCGGCCCTGGCTCTCTTACCAAGGGAAGCCTCGCCCGCCAGGAGGTCAACCCTTCTTACCTGGAGCCCCTCAATCGACTTCCGTGGAGTGAGCGACACCCGCGCCTGCTCTGGGCTGTCCTTTTCATCGTCGTCCTTTTGTTAGGGACCCTGTTGATCAGGAGCGCAAAGATGATGGGGAAGAAGTCGTAA
- a CDS encoding menaquinone biosynthesis protein produces the protein MTDKPRLAVIHYLNTLPLVWGMLHGQEQDAFELSFSTPSVCAESLKRGTVDVGIIPVIEYQRIPDLLVVPEIAIVSRQRVRSLLIFSKGDIREARTVALDTSSRTSVAITRILFSEYYKTQPKFDDCAPDLDSMLRYHDAALLIGDAAMRAPQNNLLVYDLAEQWHEFSGKPLVMAVWALRRAVADRVSSRTFFDSRAFGMAHLEEIIRSESSRSGWTEEDIREYYTKDLDYSMKEESLAGLKLFFELAQKLGLIGPPRQFEFLPGVSSLAGSKA, from the coding sequence ATGACCGACAAACCCAGGCTTGCTGTAATTCACTATTTGAACACCCTGCCGCTCGTGTGGGGAATGCTGCACGGGCAGGAGCAGGACGCGTTTGAACTCTCCTTCTCCACACCTTCGGTCTGCGCCGAGTCATTGAAGCGGGGGACGGTGGATGTCGGGATCATTCCGGTCATTGAGTATCAACGGATTCCCGATCTGCTGGTGGTGCCGGAGATTGCCATCGTGAGCCGCCAGCGCGTTCGAAGCCTGCTGATTTTCTCCAAGGGTGACATCCGCGAGGCCCGGACCGTGGCCTTGGATACCTCGTCCCGCACTTCGGTGGCCATTACGCGGATCCTCTTTTCGGAGTATTACAAGACTCAGCCGAAATTTGATGATTGCGCCCCTGATCTCGACAGCATGCTGCGGTATCACGACGCGGCGCTGCTGATCGGGGATGCGGCGATGCGCGCGCCGCAAAACAACCTGCTGGTTTACGATCTCGCTGAACAATGGCACGAGTTTTCCGGCAAGCCGCTCGTGATGGCCGTGTGGGCGCTTCGCCGTGCCGTCGCGGATCGTGTTTCTTCCCGGACCTTCTTTGACTCCCGGGCCTTCGGGATGGCCCACCTCGAAGAGATCATTCGCAGTGAATCGAGCCGGTCGGGCTGGACAGAAGAGGATATCCGGGAGTATTACACCAAGGATTTGGATTACTCGATGAAGGAAGAGAGTCTCGCCGGCCTGAAACTCTTCTTCGAACTGGCTCAGAAGCTGGGGTTAATTGGTCCGCCCCGCCAGTTCGAATTCCTCCCCGGCGTTTCAAGCCTGGCCGGCAGCAAGGCCTGA
- the mqnC gene encoding dehypoxanthine futalosine cyclase, translated as MSERITRQEALGLFHADLFEVGQRADSVRREKHRDNIVTYIIDRNINYTNLCNAYCTFCAFYRPPGDKEEGYVLPNEVIFKKIEETIALGGTGILLQGGDNPDLPLEYYETLLREIKRRYKIHTHCFSAPELVNLANVAHLSVEETLKRLVGAGLDSIPGGGAEILDNAVRKRISPLKCTSEEWLNVHRTAHRLGLRTTATMMFGCGESLDHRLNHFEHIRHLQDEYGGFTAFISWPFQPDNTPLGKKYSHRTTAIEYLMNQAISRIYLDNIDNIQSSWVTMGLGTGQLGLRFGANDVGSIMIEENVVSAAGTTYRTTEGELRSMITAAGFIPMQRTTLYTMKADSLHGVGQVIIPVDESAVSAGQALTV; from the coding sequence ATGAGCGAGCGGATTACACGACAGGAAGCCTTGGGGCTCTTTCACGCCGATCTCTTCGAGGTGGGCCAGCGTGCCGATTCCGTGCGGCGCGAGAAACACCGCGACAACATCGTTACTTACATCATCGATCGAAACATCAACTATACCAATCTCTGCAACGCCTACTGCACTTTCTGCGCCTTCTACCGCCCGCCGGGAGATAAGGAAGAGGGATACGTCCTCCCCAATGAAGTGATCTTCAAGAAGATTGAGGAGACCATAGCGCTGGGCGGCACCGGCATCCTGCTGCAGGGCGGCGATAATCCGGATCTGCCGCTGGAGTATTACGAAACGCTGCTCCGCGAGATCAAGCGGCGCTATAAGATTCACACCCATTGTTTTTCGGCGCCCGAGTTGGTCAATCTTGCCAATGTCGCCCACCTGTCAGTCGAGGAAACGTTGAAGCGACTGGTCGGCGCCGGCCTGGATTCCATTCCCGGGGGAGGGGCCGAGATCCTCGATAACGCGGTGCGCAAGCGGATCTCTCCGCTCAAATGCACCTCCGAGGAGTGGCTCAATGTCCACCGCACGGCCCACCGTCTTGGCCTGCGCACGACGGCGACCATGATGTTCGGCTGCGGCGAATCGCTGGACCACCGGCTAAATCACTTCGAGCACATTCGCCATTTGCAGGATGAGTACGGGGGATTCACAGCTTTTATTTCATGGCCATTTCAGCCCGACAACACCCCGCTGGGCAAAAAATACTCCCACCGGACCACGGCCATCGAATATCTCATGAATCAAGCCATCTCTCGAATCTACCTCGACAACATCGACAATATCCAGTCGTCCTGGGTCACCATGGGGCTGGGCACCGGCCAGCTCGGCCTGCGCTTTGGCGCGAACGACGTGGGTTCGATTATGATTGAAGAAAACGTGGTCTCCGCCGCGGGAACGACCTACCGGACGACGGAGGGGGAACTCCGTTCGATGATAACGGCTGCGGGTTTCATCCCGATGCAGCGGACTACTCTTTACACTATGAAGGCAGATTCCCTTCATGGCGTGGGGCAGGTGATCATCCCCGTGGATGAAAGCGCTGTGTCTGCGGGGCAGGCATTGACTGTCTGA
- the selB gene encoding selenocysteine-specific translation elongation factor, with the protein MKYVIVGTAGHIDHGKTALVKALTGVDCDRWEEEKRRGITIDIGFAALDLDSDTHLAFVDVPGHERFVKNMLAGAHGIDILMLVVAADESVMPQTREHFEIAKLLNVKAGLTVVTKCDLVDAETQEVVVRELNSFFQNSFLENRPILSVSSRTGQGLEALKEHLRRLASEVTPKDSGSLFRLPIDRAFTMKGFGTVVTGTLISGQINREDEVEVLPKRKRARVRGIQVHNRSVSSATAGQRTAINLQGVEVNELARGMVLAPGNTFQPTSRLDVELHLLDSAPAPLKSRNRVHFHIGTAEMVATLHLLDRQVLEPGDTGIVQVVLSSPTIAQPMDRFVVRRLSPVVTIGGGMVLDPIPPRRVRADPQVLRFLEAIRARELENIVHHVMEESGTVGVTVKELTLRTGLSPEVLRTQLGTLSSQGKAEQLPARIVSTEHLRRLHQHIATLVSEFHSRNPLAIGISRQELKERLGPRVSDEVFEFMLKKAQQEKSLELSKDLVHSAGRSVSLSTEEDAGKKVILDAFRVAGLSVPSANEVLAQVKIDRSRAGQIVQLLVREGRLVRVTSELMFHADSIQELRNRLLARKSTAPRMTVSEFKELTGITRKYAIPLLEFLDRERVTRRDGDVRVIL; encoded by the coding sequence ATGAAGTACGTTATTGTCGGAACAGCGGGACATATCGATCATGGGAAGACGGCACTGGTCAAAGCGCTGACCGGGGTGGACTGTGATCGATGGGAAGAGGAGAAGCGACGCGGGATTACCATCGACATTGGATTTGCAGCTCTGGACCTCGATTCCGATACGCACCTCGCGTTTGTGGACGTCCCGGGCCACGAGCGCTTCGTCAAGAACATGCTGGCGGGCGCTCACGGGATCGATATCCTGATGCTGGTGGTGGCAGCGGACGAATCCGTGATGCCGCAAACCCGAGAGCATTTTGAAATTGCGAAGCTTCTCAATGTGAAGGCGGGTCTTACCGTCGTGACCAAGTGTGATCTTGTCGATGCCGAAACCCAGGAGGTCGTCGTTCGCGAGCTGAACTCCTTTTTTCAAAACTCTTTCCTGGAAAACCGGCCGATCCTTTCTGTCAGTTCCAGGACGGGGCAAGGACTGGAAGCACTGAAGGAGCACTTGCGGCGGCTGGCGAGCGAGGTAACTCCTAAGGACTCCGGAAGCCTTTTTCGTCTTCCCATCGACCGTGCCTTCACGATGAAGGGATTTGGAACGGTCGTCACGGGAACATTGATCTCCGGGCAAATCAATCGCGAGGATGAAGTGGAGGTTCTTCCGAAACGGAAGCGGGCCCGCGTCCGGGGAATTCAAGTCCATAACCGCTCGGTCTCTAGCGCCACGGCAGGCCAGCGGACGGCGATCAATTTGCAGGGAGTGGAAGTCAACGAACTCGCCCGGGGAATGGTCCTTGCGCCGGGCAATACCTTTCAACCCACTTCCCGCCTCGATGTCGAACTCCACTTGCTCGATTCCGCACCGGCGCCGCTGAAATCACGGAACCGCGTCCACTTTCATATCGGCACGGCTGAAATGGTGGCGACCCTGCATCTGCTGGATCGGCAAGTCCTGGAGCCGGGCGATACGGGGATTGTCCAGGTGGTTTTGTCATCGCCTACCATAGCCCAACCCATGGACCGATTTGTTGTCCGTCGTCTCTCGCCGGTGGTGACCATCGGAGGAGGCATGGTATTGGATCCTATCCCGCCCCGGCGGGTTCGCGCAGACCCCCAGGTTCTCAGATTCCTCGAGGCCATTCGCGCGCGAGAGCTGGAAAACATTGTCCACCATGTGATGGAAGAATCCGGAACCGTCGGAGTCACGGTCAAGGAGCTGACCCTCCGAACAGGACTTTCCCCGGAGGTTCTCCGGACACAGTTGGGAACCTTATCGAGTCAGGGAAAGGCCGAGCAACTGCCGGCGCGAATCGTCTCCACCGAGCACCTGCGCCGACTGCATCAACACATCGCCACGCTGGTGAGCGAGTTTCACTCCCGTAATCCCCTGGCCATTGGCATCTCAAGACAGGAATTGAAGGAGCGACTCGGCCCGAGGGTCTCCGATGAAGTATTCGAATTCATGTTGAAGAAAGCTCAACAGGAGAAGTCACTGGAACTCTCCAAAGACCTGGTTCACTCGGCGGGTCGAAGCGTATCGCTGTCCACAGAAGAAGATGCCGGCAAGAAAGTCATTCTGGACGCCTTTCGGGTGGCCGGACTTTCGGTGCCCTCCGCGAATGAGGTGCTGGCCCAGGTGAAAATCGACCGCAGCCGGGCCGGGCAGATTGTTCAGTTGCTGGTCAGAGAAGGCCGACTCGTTCGTGTGACTTCGGAGCTGATGTTTCATGCCGACTCGATTCAGGAGCTTCGCAACAGGCTTCTGGCACGAAAATCAACGGCGCCTCGAATGACCGTCAGCGAATTCAAGGAATTGACAGGGATCACCCGGAAGTACGCCATTCCCCTGCTGGAGTTCCTTGACCGGGAACGCGTGACGCGCCGCGACGGCGACGTGAGGGTGATTCTGTGA
- a CDS encoding cytochrome c maturation protein CcmE — MKGKGKFVVGAVIIVAAVVWLAFSGFNESKAYYKTVDELMAMKDQAHNVRLKVAGDVVKGSIERQGRTLRFRIEQKGIVVPVNYVGDETLPDTFVDGVQAVVEGKYDRSGVFQADKIQAKCASKYQAKQKGETPPSKT; from the coding sequence ATGAAGGGGAAGGGAAAATTTGTCGTGGGCGCCGTCATCATCGTCGCCGCTGTGGTTTGGCTTGCATTCAGCGGATTTAATGAAAGCAAGGCCTATTACAAGACGGTCGATGAACTGATGGCCATGAAGGACCAGGCGCATAACGTGCGTCTCAAGGTGGCCGGTGACGTGGTCAAGGGCTCCATTGAGCGCCAGGGTCGCACGCTCCGGTTCAGAATCGAGCAGAAGGGCATCGTTGTCCCGGTCAATTACGTGGGTGATGAGACTTTGCCCGACACCTTTGTCGACGGCGTCCAGGCTGTCGTGGAAGGGAAATATGACCGGTCGGGGGTCTTCCAGGCTGACAAGATTCAGGCCAAATGCGCATCCAAATATCAGGCGAAACAGAAGGGGGAGACGCCCCCGAGTAAGACCTAA
- a CDS encoding heme lyase CcmF/NrfE family subunit: protein MPEIGNFAVILVFVFSAYAVLGGVLGARLDNRKLVRSSERAVIISFAMVTLAVVILWTLLLTNSFNIAYVAAHSNRDLPFFYKFSALWAGQEGSLLFWGWLLSIYSFVCVLQNRNRHRAMMPYVIAVLMTTQCFFSILNLFVANPFSTLAVAGASGGLQSYAPPDGNGLNPLLQYPMMVIHPVMLYLGYVGFIVPFAFAIAAMVTKQLGDTWIKTTRRWTMVAWFFQGCGILLGAAWAYHVLGWGGYWGWDPVENASLMPWLMGTAFLHSVMIQEKKGMLKVWNMVLIILTFFLCIFGTFLTRSGVVSSVHAFAQSSIGTYFVTFLALILAFSLTLLFDRLKYLKSENQLDSVVSRESSFLFNNLILLAACFAVFWGTMFPVISEAVKGVKITVGAPYFNKINLPIGLFLLFLTGVGPLFAWRNTSLKSLKKNFIIPTAMSLGLGVVLFALGVHDLYALMAFMLCLFVTVTIVAEFYKGARARGRSSGEDFVTAVINLTHRNTRRYGGYVIHFGIVLIFMGVAGAAFNKQVKADMAVGERTQIGSYTLQCDAVQDADNPNYASQHAVLSVFHNGVKQNYTLRPEQRFYKASGQPTTEVALHSTLVEDLYVVFSGTVNSDKAIIQAFVNPLVLWIWIGGLVVVFGTVVAMIPSKGEMERRAAWETEWEKIITTREAELVEATKENPRA, encoded by the coding sequence ATGCCCGAGATCGGCAATTTTGCAGTCATCCTGGTTTTTGTTTTTTCCGCCTACGCGGTACTGGGTGGAGTCCTCGGAGCGAGGCTGGATAATCGCAAGCTGGTCCGGAGTTCTGAACGCGCGGTCATCATCAGCTTTGCGATGGTGACCCTGGCAGTCGTCATCCTGTGGACCTTGCTTTTGACCAATAGCTTCAACATCGCCTATGTGGCGGCACACTCCAACCGGGACCTTCCTTTCTTTTACAAGTTTTCCGCGCTGTGGGCAGGGCAGGAAGGATCGCTCCTGTTCTGGGGCTGGCTGCTTTCCATTTACTCTTTTGTGTGCGTTCTCCAGAATCGCAACCGCCATCGTGCCATGATGCCTTACGTCATCGCAGTGCTGATGACGACACAGTGTTTCTTTTCCATCCTCAATCTTTTTGTGGCGAACCCCTTCTCCACGCTCGCCGTGGCCGGCGCCAGCGGCGGCCTGCAATCTTACGCCCCGCCCGATGGCAACGGACTCAACCCGTTGCTGCAGTATCCGATGATGGTCATTCACCCCGTGATGCTTTACCTGGGCTATGTGGGATTCATCGTACCCTTTGCGTTTGCCATCGCGGCAATGGTCACCAAGCAGCTGGGAGATACCTGGATCAAGACGACCCGGCGATGGACCATGGTGGCATGGTTCTTTCAGGGGTGCGGCATCCTGCTGGGAGCGGCCTGGGCGTATCACGTCCTGGGCTGGGGTGGGTATTGGGGTTGGGACCCGGTCGAGAATGCTTCCCTCATGCCGTGGCTGATGGGGACCGCCTTCCTCCATTCCGTGATGATCCAGGAGAAAAAAGGGATGTTGAAGGTTTGGAACATGGTGCTCATCATCCTGACTTTCTTCCTGTGCATATTCGGGACCTTTCTCACGCGCAGCGGGGTGGTCTCCTCGGTCCATGCCTTCGCCCAATCGTCCATTGGGACGTATTTTGTGACTTTCCTGGCGTTGATCCTGGCCTTTTCGTTGACCCTGCTTTTCGACCGGCTGAAATATTTGAAGAGCGAGAACCAGCTGGATTCCGTGGTCTCCCGCGAATCGAGCTTCCTCTTTAACAACCTGATCCTGCTGGCGGCCTGTTTTGCTGTCTTCTGGGGAACGATGTTCCCGGTTATCTCGGAGGCCGTCAAGGGAGTCAAGATCACCGTCGGCGCGCCCTACTTCAACAAGATCAATTTGCCGATCGGCCTCTTTCTTCTGTTCCTCACTGGTGTCGGCCCGCTCTTTGCGTGGCGGAATACTTCCCTGAAGAGTCTGAAGAAGAATTTCATAATTCCGACCGCTATGTCGTTGGGTCTGGGTGTAGTTTTGTTCGCCCTGGGCGTCCACGATCTTTACGCACTGATGGCCTTCATGTTGTGCCTGTTTGTGACCGTCACCATCGTGGCGGAGTTTTACAAGGGCGCCCGGGCGCGGGGAAGAAGCAGCGGAGAGGATTTTGTCACCGCTGTAATCAACCTGACGCATCGGAACACTCGCCGCTACGGCGGCTACGTCATCCATTTCGGCATCGTGCTCATCTTCATGGGGGTTGCCGGGGCGGCGTTTAACAAGCAGGTCAAAGCGGATATGGCGGTGGGAGAACGCACGCAGATTGGCTCTTATACCCTCCAGTGCGATGCGGTTCAGGATGCCGACAATCCGAACTATGCCTCCCAGCACGCGGTCCTCAGCGTCTTCCACAACGGGGTGAAACAGAACTACACGCTACGACCCGAGCAGCGGTTTTACAAGGCCAGTGGCCAGCCCACTACCGAAGTCGCGCTTCATTCCACGCTGGTGGAGGATTTATACGTCGTGTTCTCGGGAACGGTGAACTCCGATAAGGCGATCATTCAGGCGTTCGTGAATCCGCTGGTGCTGTGGATCTGGATTGGGGGCCTGGTGGTGGTGTTTGGCACCGTCGTGGCCATGATCCCGAGCAAAGGCGAGATGGAGCGGCGTGCCGCGTGGGAAACGGAATGGGAAAAAATCATCACGACGCGGGAAGCTGAACTGGTCGAGGCGACAAAGGAAAACCCCCGTGCCTAA
- a CDS encoding cytochrome c-type biogenesis protein CcmH gives MPNGPIFFPRSKQFLGFAFLMVLLGSMLMAQGGPGPAITPKTTLDDVSEKLSCRCGCNLVLNRCNHVQCGSAIPMRERITREIAQGKTRDEIIAGFVRDMGEEVLAVPPTSGFNWSAWIMPFAMLGVGTVLVIVVLKIMMRRRPMEIPATSPAGAGELPPTTATRASSKDLEDRVEMELKEFGDS, from the coding sequence GTGCCTAACGGTCCGATCTTCTTTCCTCGCTCCAAGCAATTTTTAGGGTTTGCCTTCTTGATGGTATTGCTCGGTTCCATGCTCATGGCGCAGGGCGGGCCCGGCCCGGCGATTACCCCGAAAACCACCCTCGATGATGTATCCGAAAAGCTTTCCTGCCGATGCGGATGTAATCTCGTCTTGAATCGCTGTAATCACGTCCAATGCGGCTCGGCCATCCCCATGCGGGAGCGCATCACGCGAGAGATTGCCCAAGGGAAGACTCGGGACGAGATCATTGCCGGCTTCGTCCGGGATATGGGAGAAGAGGTCTTGGCGGTCCCTCCCACTTCAGGATTTAACTGGAGCGCCTGGATCATGCCATTCGCCATGCTTGGCGTGGGCACCGTCCTGGTCATCGTCGTTCTGAAAATCATGATGCGAAGGCGTCCGATGGAGATTCCGGCGACCTCCCCGGCCGGGGCGGGTGAACTTCCCCCGACCACGGCGACGCGCGCGAGTTCCAAAGACCTCGAGGATCGCGTCGAGATGGAATTGAAGGAGTTTGGAGACTCCTAG
- a CDS encoding DUF2442 domain-containing protein → MTFMPMVVQAEYRGGYRIRVTFNDGMQKTIDFENWLHGPVFEPLKSPEYFKRFILDGWTVAWPNGADIAPETLYECREAEEAA, encoded by the coding sequence ATGACATTCATGCCGATGGTCGTCCAAGCAGAGTATCGAGGCGGATATCGAATTCGCGTAACCTTCAACGATGGTATGCAGAAAACCATTGATTTTGAGAACTGGTTGCACGGACCTGTCTTCGAGCCCCTAAAGTCCCCCGAATATTTCAAACGGTTTATCCTCGATGGCTGGACCGTGGCGTGGCCGAACGGCGCCGATATTGCCCCCGAAACTCTTTACGAGTGCCGAGAGGCGGAGGAGGCGGCTTAG